The following proteins come from a genomic window of Rutidosis leptorrhynchoides isolate AG116_Rl617_1_P2 chromosome 10, CSIRO_AGI_Rlap_v1, whole genome shotgun sequence:
- the LOC139870581 gene encoding uncharacterized protein, whose amino-acid sequence MEQLFGIDKEPHRKLNQVGLERWSRAHSPVNRYNYLTSNCVESVNVLSREARKMPITMLIEFFRGLVQRSYFERRSDAAKYEELGQKVTPYAEKRIHRRILKSNRWNVHGISRTQYQVRDRRNDCHVNLTRRECSCLKWKHSGLPCGHVIAVLKEIGIRDCAELAENWFTIDIYKATYVEEINFVGDVSNWVIPENFMRVLPPKIIKRNAGRPKSTARIPSRGETTVKVKVCTRCGSQTHKNSQCGISMTSTQSFVMSTQSSLYKTVDLNQM is encoded by the exons ATGGAACAACTTTTTGGTATTGATAAGGAACCACATCGTAAGTTAAACCAGGTTGGACTTGAAAGATGGTCTAGGGCTCATAGCCCGGTTAATAGATACAACTACCTAACTTCAAATTGTGTTGAGTCTGTAAATGTATTATCCAGGGAAGCACGAAAAATGCCTATTACAATGTTGATAGAGTTTTTCCGAGGATTGGTTCAAAGATCGTATTTCGAAAGACGTTCGGATGCAG CGAAGTACGAAGAACTTGGACAAAAAGTTACACCGTATGCCGAAAAAAGAATACACAGAAGAATTTTGAAATCAAACAGGTGGAATGTGCATGGCATTTCTCGTACTCAATACCAAGTTAGAGATAGAAGAAATGACTGTCATGTGAATTTGACGAGAAGGGAATGTTCAtgtctaaaatggaaacactctggTCTCCCATGTGGTCACGTTATAGCTGTTTTGAAGGAAATTGGAATAAGGGATTGCGCTGAGTTAGCAGAGAATTGGTTCACGATAGATATATATAAAGCAACTTACGTAGAGGAGATTAACTTTGTAGGTGATGTTTCAAattgggttattccggaaaattttaTGAGGGTCTTACCTCCGAAAATCATCAAACGCAATGCCGGAAGACCTAAATCTACGGCCCGAATTCCATCTAGAGGAGAGACGACGGTGAAAGTTAAAGTGTGTACTCGTTGCGGTAGCCAGACCCATAAGAATAGTCAATGTGGTATCTCTATGACGTCTACACAATCATTTGTCATGTCTACACAATCATCTTTGTATAAAACGGTAGATTTGAATCAAATGTAA